A single region of the Ochotona princeps isolate mOchPri1 chromosome 10, mOchPri1.hap1, whole genome shotgun sequence genome encodes:
- the LOC131481235 gene encoding guanine nucleotide-binding protein G(I)/G(S)/G(O) subunit gamma-5-like, whose amino-acid sequence MSGSSSVATMKKVVQQLRLEAGLNRVKVSQAAADLKQFCLQNAQHDPLLTGVSSSTNPFRPQKVCSFL is encoded by the coding sequence ATGTCTGGTTCTTCCAGTGTCGCCACTATGAAGAAAGTGGTTCAACAGCTCCGGCTGGAGGCCGGCCTCAACCGCGTGaaggtgtcccaggcagctgcAGACTTGAAACAGTTTTGTCTGCAGAATGCTCAACATGATCCCCTGCTGACTGGAGTATCTTCAAGTACAAATCCCTTCAGACCCCAGAAAGTCTGCTCCTTTCTGTAG
- the TRAF3IP3 gene encoding TRAF3-interacting JNK-activating modulator isoform X1: protein MIRPDPRPSPRLARWAESYEAKCERRQETRQSRCCRPNVTTCRQVGKTMRTQQREQLQRARHQQFFQRRRLEVEEKGQAWHPETRGQGLSRRTHQAAAAKGPLACANRISSPGQQVGHVQASTAAKVAETSFWIMTGQRLPPSVIQRDQADQPSPLARRLLSQDPSLRKPPKHHRGTQTKVEESLPTLKNDASQQTNYGVAVLDKEIIQLSEYLKEALQRELILKQKMVILQDLLSTLIQASDSSWKGQLNEDKLKGKLRSLENQLYTCTQKYSPWGMKKVLLEMEDQKNSYEQKAKESLQKVLEEKMSAERQLQSTQRSLALAEQKCEEWRSQYEALKEDWRTLGAQHRELESQFHVLQSKLQGADSRDSQMNQALRLLENEHQELQAKIECLQRDRELCSVDAQDLQDQLKKSEEEKLALETRVQQLQSLLQRQSTQIQQQEKLLTKKDQALSVWSPKPAHQEAEPEGTGKEKDWDLRDQLQKKTLQLQAKEKECRELHSELDNLSDEYLACLYKLQHCREELKLSQQPPPRRQCGPWLPVLMVVTAVALAVFLANKDNLII from the exons ATGATCAGGCCAGACCCCAGGCCCTCCCCCCGCTTGGCCCGGTGGGCTGAGAGCTATGAGGCCAAGTGTGAGCGCCGGCAGGAGACCCGTCAGAGCCGCTGCTGTCGCCCCAACGTTACCACTTGCCGCCAAGTGGGGAAGACgatgaggacccagcagagagagcagCTCCAGAGAGCTCGGCACCAGCAGTTTTTCCAGAGGAGGAGGCTGGAGGTGGAGGAGAAAGGCCAAGCATGGCATCCAGAGACCAGGGGGCAAGGCCTCTCTAGGAGAACACACCAGGCAGCCGCCGCAAAGGGGCCCTTGGCTTGTGCCAACAGGATCTCCTCCCCCGGACAGCAGGTGGGCCATGTCCAGGCAAGTACTGCTGCCAAG GTGGCAGAGACCAGCTTCTGGATCATGACAGGCCAGCGCCTCCCTCCCTCAGTCATCCAGAGGGACCAGGCTGACCAGCCCTCCCCACTGGCAAGGAGACTTCTGTCACAGGATCCTTCCCTTAGGAAGCCGCCCAAACATCACCGTG GCACTCAGACCAAGGTGGAAGAATCACTCCCAACCCTGAAGAACGATGCCAGTCAGCAAACCAA TTACGGAGTGGCAGTTCTAGATAAG gAAATCATCCAGCTTTCCGAATACCTCAAA GAAGCCCTCCAAAGGGAGCTGATCCTAAAACAGAAAATGGTGATTCTCCAAGACCTGTTGTCCACGCTGATTCAGGCCTCTGACAGCTCGTGGAAG GGACAGCTTAATGAAGACAaattgaagggcaaattgagaTCCTTAGAAAACCAGCTCTACACCTGTACCCAG AAATATTccccttggggaatgaaaaagGTGCTACTGGAGATGGAAGATCAGAAGAACAGCTATGAGCAGAAGGCCAAGGAGTCACTGCAGAAAGTGCTGGAGGAAAAGATGAGCGCCGAGCGGCAGCTGCAGAGCACACAG AGGTCCTTGGCCCTGGCCGAGCAGAAGTGTGAGGAGTGGAGGAGCCAGTACGAGGCCTTGAAGGAGGACTGGAGGACCctaggggcccagcacagagaGCTCGAGAGCCAATTCCACGTGCTTCAGTCCAAACTTCAG GGAGCAGACAGCCGGGACTCCCAGATGAACCAGGCCCTGCGACTTCTGGAGAATGAACACCAGGAACTGCAGGCCAAGATTGAATGCCTGCAAAGGGACAGAGAGCTGTGCAGTGTGGACGCCCAGGACCTGCAGG atcaGCTAAAGAAGTCAGAGGAGGAGAAACTTGCCCTGGAGACCAGAGTCCAGCAGCTACAGA GTCTGCTGCAGAGACAGTCCACACAGATTCAACAACAGGAGAAACTCTTAACAAAGAAAG ATCAGGCTTTGTCTGTGTGGAGTCCAAAGCCTGCCCATCAAGAAGCGGAGCCTGAGGgtacagggaaggagaaagactGGGATCTCAGAGACCAGCTGCAAAAGAAGACTTTGCAGCTCCAGGCAAAGGAGAAGGAG TGCAGAGAACTGCATTCAGAGTTAGACAACCTCAGTGACGAGTACCTCGCCTGCCTGTACAAGCTGCAACACTGCCGAGAAGAGCTGAAACTGAGTCAGCAGCCACCTCCCAGA AGGCAATGTGGTCCGTGGCTCCCAGTGCTGATGGTGGTGACTGCTGTAGCACTGGCAGTGTTCCTGGCCAACAAAGATAACCTGATTATCTGA
- the TRAF3IP3 gene encoding TRAF3-interacting JNK-activating modulator isoform X2, translating into MIRPDPRPSPRLARWAESYEAKCERRQETRQSRCCRPNVTTCRQVGKTMRTQQREQLQRARHQQFFQRRRLEVEEKGQAWHPETRGQGLSRRTHQAAAAKGPLACANRISSPGQQVAETSFWIMTGQRLPPSVIQRDQADQPSPLARRLLSQDPSLRKPPKHHRGTQTKVEESLPTLKNDASQQTNYGVAVLDKEIIQLSEYLKEALQRELILKQKMVILQDLLSTLIQASDSSWKGQLNEDKLKGKLRSLENQLYTCTQKYSPWGMKKVLLEMEDQKNSYEQKAKESLQKVLEEKMSAERQLQSTQRSLALAEQKCEEWRSQYEALKEDWRTLGAQHRELESQFHVLQSKLQGADSRDSQMNQALRLLENEHQELQAKIECLQRDRELCSVDAQDLQDQLKKSEEEKLALETRVQQLQSLLQRQSTQIQQQEKLLTKKDQALSVWSPKPAHQEAEPEGTGKEKDWDLRDQLQKKTLQLQAKEKECRELHSELDNLSDEYLACLYKLQHCREELKLSQQPPPRRQCGPWLPVLMVVTAVALAVFLANKDNLII; encoded by the exons ATGATCAGGCCAGACCCCAGGCCCTCCCCCCGCTTGGCCCGGTGGGCTGAGAGCTATGAGGCCAAGTGTGAGCGCCGGCAGGAGACCCGTCAGAGCCGCTGCTGTCGCCCCAACGTTACCACTTGCCGCCAAGTGGGGAAGACgatgaggacccagcagagagagcagCTCCAGAGAGCTCGGCACCAGCAGTTTTTCCAGAGGAGGAGGCTGGAGGTGGAGGAGAAAGGCCAAGCATGGCATCCAGAGACCAGGGGGCAAGGCCTCTCTAGGAGAACACACCAGGCAGCCGCCGCAAAGGGGCCCTTGGCTTGTGCCAACAGGATCTCCTCCCCCGGACAGCAG GTGGCAGAGACCAGCTTCTGGATCATGACAGGCCAGCGCCTCCCTCCCTCAGTCATCCAGAGGGACCAGGCTGACCAGCCCTCCCCACTGGCAAGGAGACTTCTGTCACAGGATCCTTCCCTTAGGAAGCCGCCCAAACATCACCGTG GCACTCAGACCAAGGTGGAAGAATCACTCCCAACCCTGAAGAACGATGCCAGTCAGCAAACCAA TTACGGAGTGGCAGTTCTAGATAAG gAAATCATCCAGCTTTCCGAATACCTCAAA GAAGCCCTCCAAAGGGAGCTGATCCTAAAACAGAAAATGGTGATTCTCCAAGACCTGTTGTCCACGCTGATTCAGGCCTCTGACAGCTCGTGGAAG GGACAGCTTAATGAAGACAaattgaagggcaaattgagaTCCTTAGAAAACCAGCTCTACACCTGTACCCAG AAATATTccccttggggaatgaaaaagGTGCTACTGGAGATGGAAGATCAGAAGAACAGCTATGAGCAGAAGGCCAAGGAGTCACTGCAGAAAGTGCTGGAGGAAAAGATGAGCGCCGAGCGGCAGCTGCAGAGCACACAG AGGTCCTTGGCCCTGGCCGAGCAGAAGTGTGAGGAGTGGAGGAGCCAGTACGAGGCCTTGAAGGAGGACTGGAGGACCctaggggcccagcacagagaGCTCGAGAGCCAATTCCACGTGCTTCAGTCCAAACTTCAG GGAGCAGACAGCCGGGACTCCCAGATGAACCAGGCCCTGCGACTTCTGGAGAATGAACACCAGGAACTGCAGGCCAAGATTGAATGCCTGCAAAGGGACAGAGAGCTGTGCAGTGTGGACGCCCAGGACCTGCAGG atcaGCTAAAGAAGTCAGAGGAGGAGAAACTTGCCCTGGAGACCAGAGTCCAGCAGCTACAGA GTCTGCTGCAGAGACAGTCCACACAGATTCAACAACAGGAGAAACTCTTAACAAAGAAAG ATCAGGCTTTGTCTGTGTGGAGTCCAAAGCCTGCCCATCAAGAAGCGGAGCCTGAGGgtacagggaaggagaaagactGGGATCTCAGAGACCAGCTGCAAAAGAAGACTTTGCAGCTCCAGGCAAAGGAGAAGGAG TGCAGAGAACTGCATTCAGAGTTAGACAACCTCAGTGACGAGTACCTCGCCTGCCTGTACAAGCTGCAACACTGCCGAGAAGAGCTGAAACTGAGTCAGCAGCCACCTCCCAGA AGGCAATGTGGTCCGTGGCTCCCAGTGCTGATGGTGGTGACTGCTGTAGCACTGGCAGTGTTCCTGGCCAACAAAGATAACCTGATTATCTGA
- the TRAF3IP3 gene encoding TRAF3-interacting JNK-activating modulator isoform X3, with amino-acid sequence MIRPDPRPSPRLARWAESYEAKCERRQETRQSRCCRPNVTTCRQVGKTMRTQQREQLQRARHQQFFQRRRLEVEEKGQAWHPETRGQGLSRRTHQAAAAKGPLACANRISSPGQQVGHVQASTAAKVAETSFWIMTGQRLPPSVIQRDQADQPSPLARRLLSQDPSLRKPPKHHRGTQTKVEESLPTLKNDASQQTNYGVAVLDKEIIQLSEYLKEALQRELILKQKMVILQDLLSTLIQASDSSWKGQLNEDKLKGKLRSLENQLYTCTQKYSPWGMKKVLLEMEDQKNSYEQKAKESLQKVLEEKMSAERQLQSTQRSLALAEQKCEEWRSQYEALKEDWRTLGAQHRELESQFHVLQSKLQGADSRDSQMNQALRLLENEHQELQAKIECLQRDRELCSVDAQDLQDQLKKSEEEKLALETRVQQLQNQALSVWSPKPAHQEAEPEGTGKEKDWDLRDQLQKKTLQLQAKEKECRELHSELDNLSDEYLACLYKLQHCREELKLSQQPPPRRQCGPWLPVLMVVTAVALAVFLANKDNLII; translated from the exons ATGATCAGGCCAGACCCCAGGCCCTCCCCCCGCTTGGCCCGGTGGGCTGAGAGCTATGAGGCCAAGTGTGAGCGCCGGCAGGAGACCCGTCAGAGCCGCTGCTGTCGCCCCAACGTTACCACTTGCCGCCAAGTGGGGAAGACgatgaggacccagcagagagagcagCTCCAGAGAGCTCGGCACCAGCAGTTTTTCCAGAGGAGGAGGCTGGAGGTGGAGGAGAAAGGCCAAGCATGGCATCCAGAGACCAGGGGGCAAGGCCTCTCTAGGAGAACACACCAGGCAGCCGCCGCAAAGGGGCCCTTGGCTTGTGCCAACAGGATCTCCTCCCCCGGACAGCAGGTGGGCCATGTCCAGGCAAGTACTGCTGCCAAG GTGGCAGAGACCAGCTTCTGGATCATGACAGGCCAGCGCCTCCCTCCCTCAGTCATCCAGAGGGACCAGGCTGACCAGCCCTCCCCACTGGCAAGGAGACTTCTGTCACAGGATCCTTCCCTTAGGAAGCCGCCCAAACATCACCGTG GCACTCAGACCAAGGTGGAAGAATCACTCCCAACCCTGAAGAACGATGCCAGTCAGCAAACCAA TTACGGAGTGGCAGTTCTAGATAAG gAAATCATCCAGCTTTCCGAATACCTCAAA GAAGCCCTCCAAAGGGAGCTGATCCTAAAACAGAAAATGGTGATTCTCCAAGACCTGTTGTCCACGCTGATTCAGGCCTCTGACAGCTCGTGGAAG GGACAGCTTAATGAAGACAaattgaagggcaaattgagaTCCTTAGAAAACCAGCTCTACACCTGTACCCAG AAATATTccccttggggaatgaaaaagGTGCTACTGGAGATGGAAGATCAGAAGAACAGCTATGAGCAGAAGGCCAAGGAGTCACTGCAGAAAGTGCTGGAGGAAAAGATGAGCGCCGAGCGGCAGCTGCAGAGCACACAG AGGTCCTTGGCCCTGGCCGAGCAGAAGTGTGAGGAGTGGAGGAGCCAGTACGAGGCCTTGAAGGAGGACTGGAGGACCctaggggcccagcacagagaGCTCGAGAGCCAATTCCACGTGCTTCAGTCCAAACTTCAG GGAGCAGACAGCCGGGACTCCCAGATGAACCAGGCCCTGCGACTTCTGGAGAATGAACACCAGGAACTGCAGGCCAAGATTGAATGCCTGCAAAGGGACAGAGAGCTGTGCAGTGTGGACGCCCAGGACCTGCAGG atcaGCTAAAGAAGTCAGAGGAGGAGAAACTTGCCCTGGAGACCAGAGTCCAGCAGCTACAGA ATCAGGCTTTGTCTGTGTGGAGTCCAAAGCCTGCCCATCAAGAAGCGGAGCCTGAGGgtacagggaaggagaaagactGGGATCTCAGAGACCAGCTGCAAAAGAAGACTTTGCAGCTCCAGGCAAAGGAGAAGGAG TGCAGAGAACTGCATTCAGAGTTAGACAACCTCAGTGACGAGTACCTCGCCTGCCTGTACAAGCTGCAACACTGCCGAGAAGAGCTGAAACTGAGTCAGCAGCCACCTCCCAGA AGGCAATGTGGTCCGTGGCTCCCAGTGCTGATGGTGGTGACTGCTGTAGCACTGGCAGTGTTCCTGGCCAACAAAGATAACCTGATTATCTGA
- the TRAF3IP3 gene encoding TRAF3-interacting JNK-activating modulator isoform X4 produces the protein MGEAVQRKDSGAQLQKKTNSVLPKVAETSFWIMTGQRLPPSVIQRDQADQPSPLARRLLSQDPSLRKPPKHHRGTQTKVEESLPTLKNDASQQTNYGVAVLDKEIIQLSEYLKEALQRELILKQKMVILQDLLSTLIQASDSSWKGQLNEDKLKGKLRSLENQLYTCTQKYSPWGMKKVLLEMEDQKNSYEQKAKESLQKVLEEKMSAERQLQSTQRSLALAEQKCEEWRSQYEALKEDWRTLGAQHRELESQFHVLQSKLQGADSRDSQMNQALRLLENEHQELQAKIECLQRDRELCSVDAQDLQDQLKKSEEEKLALETRVQQLQSLLQRQSTQIQQQEKLLTKKDQALSVWSPKPAHQEAEPEGTGKEKDWDLRDQLQKKTLQLQAKEKECRELHSELDNLSDEYLACLYKLQHCREELKLSQQPPPRRQCGPWLPVLMVVTAVALAVFLANKDNLII, from the exons ATGGGAGAGGCTGTGCAGAGAAAAGATTCTGGGGCTCAACTGCAAAAGAAAACCAACTCTGTGCTTCCTAAG GTGGCAGAGACCAGCTTCTGGATCATGACAGGCCAGCGCCTCCCTCCCTCAGTCATCCAGAGGGACCAGGCTGACCAGCCCTCCCCACTGGCAAGGAGACTTCTGTCACAGGATCCTTCCCTTAGGAAGCCGCCCAAACATCACCGTG GCACTCAGACCAAGGTGGAAGAATCACTCCCAACCCTGAAGAACGATGCCAGTCAGCAAACCAA TTACGGAGTGGCAGTTCTAGATAAG gAAATCATCCAGCTTTCCGAATACCTCAAA GAAGCCCTCCAAAGGGAGCTGATCCTAAAACAGAAAATGGTGATTCTCCAAGACCTGTTGTCCACGCTGATTCAGGCCTCTGACAGCTCGTGGAAG GGACAGCTTAATGAAGACAaattgaagggcaaattgagaTCCTTAGAAAACCAGCTCTACACCTGTACCCAG AAATATTccccttggggaatgaaaaagGTGCTACTGGAGATGGAAGATCAGAAGAACAGCTATGAGCAGAAGGCCAAGGAGTCACTGCAGAAAGTGCTGGAGGAAAAGATGAGCGCCGAGCGGCAGCTGCAGAGCACACAG AGGTCCTTGGCCCTGGCCGAGCAGAAGTGTGAGGAGTGGAGGAGCCAGTACGAGGCCTTGAAGGAGGACTGGAGGACCctaggggcccagcacagagaGCTCGAGAGCCAATTCCACGTGCTTCAGTCCAAACTTCAG GGAGCAGACAGCCGGGACTCCCAGATGAACCAGGCCCTGCGACTTCTGGAGAATGAACACCAGGAACTGCAGGCCAAGATTGAATGCCTGCAAAGGGACAGAGAGCTGTGCAGTGTGGACGCCCAGGACCTGCAGG atcaGCTAAAGAAGTCAGAGGAGGAGAAACTTGCCCTGGAGACCAGAGTCCAGCAGCTACAGA GTCTGCTGCAGAGACAGTCCACACAGATTCAACAACAGGAGAAACTCTTAACAAAGAAAG ATCAGGCTTTGTCTGTGTGGAGTCCAAAGCCTGCCCATCAAGAAGCGGAGCCTGAGGgtacagggaaggagaaagactGGGATCTCAGAGACCAGCTGCAAAAGAAGACTTTGCAGCTCCAGGCAAAGGAGAAGGAG TGCAGAGAACTGCATTCAGAGTTAGACAACCTCAGTGACGAGTACCTCGCCTGCCTGTACAAGCTGCAACACTGCCGAGAAGAGCTGAAACTGAGTCAGCAGCCACCTCCCAGA AGGCAATGTGGTCCGTGGCTCCCAGTGCTGATGGTGGTGACTGCTGTAGCACTGGCAGTGTTCCTGGCCAACAAAGATAACCTGATTATCTGA
- the C10H1orf74 gene encoding UPF0739 protein C1orf74 homolog produces the protein MSAPSPQLLVAAAQQTLGMEKRKRLPRPICLQLAAQVLAVARGLKPAMLYDYSCVGASALRTYLGELRGLGLPTPGLHILEIGEHNLIVNLERVCQHLEQVLCGASAFVDVSGSQPQPSVCSLDQLPDLKAVVAEVITHLRGLQPSLDISHSRLAASHWNLCTVFGVLLGYPVPYTFRLNQAEDNCLAMIPLRVFTVRTSWLLDQALVLFSFSVPESLFQSLRDILNTWEKDLRTLFRTQHDFADLSISTEMVTLPAVAL, from the coding sequence ATGTCAGCACCAAGCCCCCAGCTgctggtggcagcagcccagcagaCGCTGGGCATGGAAAAGAGAAAGCGGCTGCCGCGACCTATCTGCCTTCAGTTGGCCGCACAGGTGCTGGCTGTGGCCCGGGGGCTGAAGCCAGCTATGCTCTATGATTACAGTTGTGTAGGCGCATCAGCGCTCCGGACCTACCTGGGGGAGCTTCGGGGGCTGGGCCTCCCAACCCCGGGACTCCACATTCTTGAGATTGGGGAACACAACTTGATCGTCAACCTGGAGCGTGTGTGTCAGCACTTGGAGCAGGTGTTGTGTGGGGCCTCAGCCTTTGTGGATGTGtccggctcccagcctcagccttccGTCTGCTCCCTGGACCAGCTTCCGGACTTGAAAGCCGTCGTGGCTGAGGTCATCACCCACTTGCGGGGGCTGCAGCCATCCCTGGACATCTCTCACAGCAGGCTGGCTGCCTCACACTGGAATCTCTGTACTGTGTTTGGCGTCCTTCTAGGCTACCCAGTTCCCTACACCTTTCGCTTGAACCAGGCAGAAGACAACTGTTTAGCCATGATTCCACTACGGGTGTTCACTGTTCGTACGTCATGGCTCTTAGATCAAGCTCTGGTCCTGTTCTCATTTAGTGTCCCAGAGAGCTTGTTTCAATCTCTGAGGGACATTCTCAACACCTGGGAGAAGGACCTCAGAACCCTATTCAGAACCCAGCATGACTTTGCTGACCTCAGCATCTCCACTGAAATGGTTACCTTGCCAGCTGTGGCTCTGTGA